The Acinetobacter defluvii genome includes a region encoding these proteins:
- a CDS encoding crotonase/enoyl-CoA hydratase family protein, translating into MSLLRIEKQNGIATVYLNRPEKRNAMSFALLKELVMTAKKIKKDRSIRCVILTGEANVFSAGIDLADLNSPKNTAFAAWELLKPGQSLFQKAFLIWQELPIPVIAALEGFCFGAGMQLALAADIRIAHPDTKMSIMESRWGLVPDMGLSRSIKGVIGLDLAKELTLTARIFDGNYAKDIGLVTHVDTAPLEKAQQIAAEMLQRSPDALMAAKQVLDAMEHAPKKSLRLEKIWQLKLLLGKNSQLARKKDKNPDIEFLPRQFK; encoded by the coding sequence ATGTCACTATTACGCATTGAAAAACAAAATGGCATCGCAACCGTTTATCTCAACCGCCCTGAAAAACGCAATGCGATGAGCTTTGCATTACTCAAAGAATTGGTCATGACGGCAAAAAAAATCAAAAAAGATCGCAGTATTCGTTGCGTTATTTTAACAGGCGAAGCCAATGTATTTAGCGCAGGTATTGATTTAGCAGATCTCAATAGTCCTAAAAATACCGCTTTCGCTGCATGGGAATTACTAAAACCCGGACAAAGCCTATTTCAAAAAGCGTTTTTAATTTGGCAAGAACTCCCAATTCCTGTCATCGCAGCCCTAGAAGGTTTTTGCTTTGGTGCAGGCATGCAATTGGCACTTGCAGCAGATATTCGCATTGCTCACCCAGACACCAAAATGTCAATTATGGAGAGTCGTTGGGGCTTGGTACCAGATATGGGGTTATCTCGCTCAATCAAGGGAGTAATCGGTTTGGATTTAGCCAAAGAATTAACCTTAACTGCACGTATTTTTGATGGCAATTATGCCAAAGACATTGGCTTAGTCACCCATGTCGATACAGCACCGCTAGAAAAAGCCCAACAAATCGCAGCAGAAATGTTACAACGCTCACCTGATGCCCTCATGGCAGCCAAGCAAGTACTCGATGCAATGGAACATGCACCTAAAAAATCATTACGTCTTGAAAAAATTTGGCAACTCAAGTTACTGTTAGGCAAAAATAGTCAATTGGCACGTAAAAAGGATAAAAATCCTGACATTGAATTTTTACCTCGCCAATTTAAATAA
- a CDS encoding NAD(P)-dependent oxidoreductase has translation MSFDRNTKIAFLGMGLMGSRMATRLIQAGYQVAVWNRTASACEPLIDLGAHALQLENIADYPVILSCLADDTAVQNVFDLIAAYLKPEQIIVDFSSLSVDKTLSLADKSQQLGVTWIDSPVSGGTVGAENGTLVIFAGGNAESINRLSLIYNVLSQRVTRMGDSGTGQATKICNQLIVAANSTLIAEAVALAQQAGVDTTLLAPALAGGFADSKPFQILTPRMASHNFEPVQWKVQTLAKDLNNAVVLAEKFQLDIPVAKKALSQLQVHQNNGYADSDLATVIKHVEI, from the coding sequence ATGAGTTTTGATCGTAATACTAAAATTGCATTTTTAGGTATGGGTTTGATGGGCAGCCGCATGGCAACCCGTTTAATCCAAGCAGGCTATCAAGTTGCTGTATGGAATCGTACAGCAAGCGCATGTGAGCCTTTGATTGATTTAGGCGCACATGCGCTTCAACTGGAAAATATTGCAGATTATCCTGTCATTCTAAGCTGTCTTGCAGATGATACTGCTGTACAAAATGTCTTTGATCTTATTGCTGCATATCTCAAACCTGAACAGATAATCGTGGATTTTTCTAGTTTGTCTGTGGATAAAACCCTTTCACTTGCGGATAAATCTCAACAGTTGGGTGTTACTTGGATTGACTCTCCTGTTTCAGGCGGCACAGTAGGAGCAGAAAATGGCACGTTGGTTATCTTTGCAGGGGGAAATGCTGAAAGCATCAATCGTTTAAGCTTAATCTACAATGTTCTTTCGCAGCGTGTTACACGTATGGGCGACTCAGGCACAGGACAAGCCACTAAAATCTGTAATCAACTGATTGTGGCAGCAAATAGTACGCTGATCGCTGAAGCTGTCGCACTGGCGCAACAAGCGGGTGTGGATACCACACTACTTGCCCCTGCATTGGCAGGTGGTTTTGCCGACTCTAAACCATTCCAGATTTTAACGCCTCGTATGGCATCACATAATTTCGAACCTGTACAATGGAAAGTGCAAACCTTAGCTAAAGATTTAAACAATGCAGTGGTTTTGGCAGAAAAATTCCAACTTGATATTCCCGTTGCAAAAAAAGCACTTTCGCAATTGCAAGTCCACCAAAACAATGGTTATGCTGATTCAGACTTAGCAACCGTGATCAAACACGTTGAAATTTAA
- a CDS encoding hydroxypyruvate isomerase family protein, whose amino-acid sequence MDKLAVNLSMIFTEVPLIERFALAHQHGFQHVEIQFPYELSIEEIQTQLDQHQLSLCLINVPAGDLMQGGNGLAGIPGKELEFHQALLKAIEYATALNVPSINILAGKQPLDADLLPCLNALSKNLKLACHLCSEHNIQPVFEMINGTDMPRFLVQNIAQAQEMLEAVQHPALKMQYDCYHMAMMGENILAALQENIDWIGHIQFADCPGRHEPNTAQINYAEIFKWLAQSSYPGFVAAEYKPQVDSNQSFAWKSQYFSNNHQT is encoded by the coding sequence ATGGACAAACTCGCAGTAAATCTTTCAATGATTTTTACTGAAGTCCCTTTAATTGAACGGTTTGCTTTAGCACATCAACATGGTTTTCAACATGTAGAAATTCAATTTCCTTATGAACTGAGTATTGAAGAAATTCAAACACAGCTTGATCAACACCAACTCAGCCTGTGCCTAATCAATGTTCCTGCGGGTGATTTGATGCAAGGTGGCAATGGTTTAGCTGGAATTCCTGGCAAAGAGCTTGAATTCCATCAAGCTTTACTCAAAGCGATTGAATATGCCACTGCACTTAATGTCCCAAGCATCAATATCTTAGCAGGTAAGCAACCTTTGGATGCTGATCTATTACCATGTCTAAATGCTTTATCTAAGAACTTAAAACTTGCTTGCCATCTGTGTTCAGAACACAACATTCAACCTGTTTTTGAAATGATTAATGGCACAGATATGCCACGCTTTTTGGTGCAAAACATTGCCCAAGCGCAAGAGATGCTCGAAGCCGTACAGCATCCTGCACTAAAAATGCAATACGATTGTTATCACATGGCAATGATGGGCGAAAACATTCTCGCAGCTCTTCAAGAAAATATTGACTGGATTGGGCATATTCAATTTGCAGATTGCCCAGGACGACATGAACCAAATACCGCACAAATCAATTATGCTGAAATTTTCAAATGGCTTGCACAAAGTTCATACCCAGGTTTTGTTGCTGCTGAATACAAACCACAAGTTGATTCTAATCAATCATTTGCATGGAAAAGCCAATATTTTTCAAATAATCATCAAACTTAA
- the rsfS gene encoding ribosome silencing factor, with amino-acid sequence MNLEPSPSASNSLELAMKSHKQDVQTCLKVVHEALLDVKAKDILELDVSTISNVADAIVIASGTSTRHVKALADNVAEEARKAGFRPIGVEGERDAEWILIDLGIIVVHVMLPTARKFYDLESLWRTTPEHVA; translated from the coding sequence ATGAATTTAGAACCATCGCCCAGCGCTTCTAATTCTCTTGAACTTGCAATGAAATCTCACAAACAAGATGTGCAAACTTGCTTAAAAGTTGTACATGAAGCTCTACTTGATGTAAAAGCCAAAGATATTCTTGAACTTGATGTCAGCACTATTAGCAATGTCGCAGATGCAATTGTCATTGCGAGCGGTACATCAACCCGTCATGTTAAAGCACTTGCAGACAATGTTGCTGAAGAAGCACGTAAAGCAGGTTTTCGCCCAATTGGAGTCGAAGGCGAACGTGATGCTGAATGGATTTTGATTGATCTTGGCATTATCGTTGTTCATGTGATGCTACCAACAGCACGTAAATTCTATGATCTTGAAAGTTTATGGCGCACTACGCCTGAGCATGTAGCTTAA
- a CDS encoding IS4 family transposase, translated as MKLSQNLDITLQQTLPSLSQFSELIDLNWIEDCLNQTGKASIRKRKLPAEHVVWLVIGLALFRNQPIWYVVQQLQLVFGTTEYCVPSASVQARQRLGLEPMSALFSTLSQAWLKDSQQQYNNFHGLCVCAVDGVVWSMPHTEENFKHFGSSKGKTAVVPYPQVRATCLVNTNTHEMIDAQIGSMDQGELTLASQLKAPAHSITLFDRAYFSADFLVSWQSQAEESHWLMRAKDNLRYEVIHNNAAHDFQIKMPVSPRAKKINPALGDYWEARLLEVEYAGKTRRYITSLTDSKAYPFKDLAMLYMQRWEIEMCYREIKSDLQDSKVLRSKQPDLVYQELWGVFIAYNILRRQMKFIAQHANVSPLRISFHIASIGIINILRHTPLESAGNLPKHLAQLFEQSKIFVLPEKRQRECSRVVKIKAQKYPRKCQSIS; from the coding sequence ATGAAATTATCTCAGAATTTAGATATAACATTACAACAAACCTTGCCTTCACTTTCTCAATTTAGTGAGTTAATTGATTTAAACTGGATTGAAGATTGCTTAAATCAAACAGGTAAAGCATCCATTCGAAAAAGAAAACTTCCTGCTGAACATGTTGTTTGGTTAGTCATTGGACTTGCTCTATTTCGAAACCAACCAATTTGGTATGTAGTTCAGCAATTACAACTTGTTTTCGGTACAACAGAATACTGTGTACCTAGTGCATCGGTACAGGCAAGACAGCGCTTAGGTTTAGAACCTATGAGTGCTTTATTTTCAACATTAAGTCAGGCATGGCTTAAAGACTCACAACAACAATATAATAACTTTCATGGTCTGTGCGTTTGTGCTGTAGACGGCGTGGTTTGGTCTATGCCTCATACCGAAGAAAACTTTAAGCACTTTGGCTCTTCTAAAGGGAAAACAGCAGTTGTTCCTTATCCACAAGTTAGAGCAACTTGTCTTGTGAATACCAATACACATGAAATGATCGATGCCCAAATTGGCAGTATGGATCAAGGTGAATTAACCTTAGCTAGTCAATTAAAAGCACCTGCTCATAGTATTACCTTATTTGATCGTGCTTACTTCTCTGCTGATTTTTTAGTGAGTTGGCAATCTCAGGCAGAAGAAAGTCATTGGTTGATGCGTGCAAAAGATAACCTTCGTTATGAAGTTATTCACAATAATGCCGCCCATGACTTTCAGATAAAAATGCCTGTTTCACCAAGAGCAAAAAAGATCAATCCAGCATTAGGTGATTATTGGGAAGCCCGTTTGCTTGAAGTTGAATATGCAGGAAAAACGAGGCGTTACATTACATCATTGACAGATTCTAAAGCGTATCCATTCAAAGACCTTGCGATGCTTTATATGCAGCGTTGGGAAATAGAAATGTGTTATCGAGAAATTAAAAGTGATTTACAGGATTCAAAGGTTTTAAGAAGTAAGCAACCTGATTTGGTGTATCAAGAATTGTGGGGTGTATTTATAGCTTATAATATTTTGAGACGACAGATGAAATTTATCGCCCAACATGCAAATGTCAGTCCTTTAAGGATCAGTTTCCATATTGCATCCATAGGTATTATCAATATCTTAAGACATACGCCTTTAGAGTCAGCAGGAAACTTACCTAAACATTTAGCACAATTATTTGAACAATCAAAAATATTTGTATTACCTGAAAAAAGGCAGAGAGAATGTTCACGAGTCGTGAAAATTAAAGCACAAAAATATCCAAGAAAATGCCAGTCAATTTCTTAA
- a CDS encoding NAD(P)(+) transhydrogenase (Re/Si-specific) subunit beta — translation MEFIREYADWFYLIGAVLFILTLRGLSGPKTAIAGNRYGMIAMAIAVITTFFVAEHPVIWMIGGAMVLGAVVGIARARTVPMTQMPETVALMHSLVGLAAVLIAIAAILHNNQLTALFAENEAALTAAGVQHAHMSNVHLFELFVGCFVGAITFTASVFAYGKLAAKKWAKTISGGWVKPVQAIIFLAMLACGIYFFTTGNMNAFWAMTVLALAFGWVWIAPVGGGDMPVVVSLLNSFSGWAAAGIGFTLENNMLIVAGSLVGSSGAILSYIMCKAMNRSIINVLFGGAMGGAAVASADKGEQVQRNYRSGSADDAGFLMSNADSVVIVPGYGMAQGRAQNAVKELCEILKEQGVTVRFAIHPVAGRMPGHMNVLLAEADVAYEDILEMDEINSDFPATDVVLVIGANDVVNPAAKDDPSSPIYGMPILEAHKARTIMVIKRSMATGYAGLDNDLFYNEKTMMIFGDAKKVVEDMTKAINGGGH, via the coding sequence ATGGAATTTATTCGAGAATATGCGGATTGGTTCTACCTTATTGGTGCTGTCCTTTTCATCTTAACTTTACGTGGTCTTTCAGGTCCTAAAACTGCAATTGCAGGTAACCGTTACGGTATGATCGCCATGGCGATTGCTGTGATCACAACTTTCTTTGTTGCAGAACATCCTGTGATTTGGATGATTGGTGGGGCAATGGTGCTCGGCGCGGTTGTCGGTATTGCACGTGCTCGTACAGTTCCAATGACACAAATGCCTGAAACTGTGGCATTGATGCACTCATTGGTGGGTTTGGCTGCAGTATTGATTGCGATTGCTGCAATTCTACATAACAACCAATTAACTGCATTGTTTGCTGAAAATGAAGCTGCTTTAACTGCAGCAGGCGTACAACATGCACACATGAGCAATGTTCATTTATTTGAATTGTTTGTCGGCTGTTTCGTGGGTGCGATCACGTTCACGGCATCAGTCTTTGCTTATGGTAAATTGGCTGCGAAGAAATGGGCAAAAACCATTTCAGGTGGTTGGGTTAAGCCAGTTCAAGCGATCATTTTTCTTGCAATGCTAGCGTGTGGGATTTACTTCTTCACGACTGGTAATATGAATGCATTCTGGGCAATGACTGTCCTTGCGCTTGCGTTTGGTTGGGTTTGGATTGCACCAGTGGGTGGCGGTGATATGCCAGTTGTGGTTTCACTCCTTAACTCATTCTCGGGTTGGGCTGCAGCAGGTATTGGTTTCACACTTGAAAACAACATGTTGATCGTTGCAGGTTCGCTTGTAGGTTCATCTGGTGCGATTCTGTCTTACATCATGTGTAAAGCGATGAACCGTTCTATCATCAACGTATTGTTTGGTGGTGCAATGGGTGGTGCAGCAGTTGCTTCTGCTGACAAAGGCGAACAAGTTCAACGTAACTACCGTTCAGGTTCTGCGGATGATGCTGGTTTCTTGATGTCAAATGCGGACAGTGTTGTGATCGTACCAGGTTATGGTATGGCGCAAGGTCGTGCGCAAAATGCTGTAAAAGAATTGTGTGAAATCTTAAAAGAACAAGGTGTAACAGTTCGTTTTGCGATTCACCCAGTTGCTGGTCGTATGCCTGGTCACATGAACGTACTTTTAGCTGAAGCTGATGTTGCTTATGAAGACATCCTAGAAATGGATGAGATTAACTCAGATTTTCCTGCAACAGACGTGGTACTTGTGATTGGTGCGAACGACGTAGTGAACCCTGCTGCAAAAGATGATCCAAGCTCGCCAATCTATGGGATGCCGATCCTTGAAGCACACAAAGCACGTACCATTATGGTGATCAAACGCTCTATGGCAACAGGTTATGCTGGTTTAGACAATGATTTGTTCTACAATGAAAAAACCATGATGATCTTCGGTGATGCGAAGAAAGTGGTGGAAGATATGACCAAAGCTATTAATGGTGGCGGACACTAA
- a CDS encoding proton-translocating transhydrogenase family protein, whose protein sequence is MVETITIFVLAIFVGYYVVWGVTPALHTPLMAVTNALSSIIIVGAMIQTVGIPGIVDASVQFQSINVVSVLGAVAVFLASINIFGGFAVTARMLEMFKPKQKKKEG, encoded by the coding sequence ATGGTTGAAACTATTACTATTTTCGTCTTAGCCATTTTTGTTGGTTACTACGTGGTTTGGGGGGTAACGCCTGCATTACATACACCACTGATGGCAGTAACGAATGCATTGTCTTCGATCATTATCGTGGGTGCGATGATTCAGACTGTCGGTATTCCGGGTATTGTTGATGCAAGTGTGCAATTCCAATCAATTAACGTTGTGAGTGTGCTTGGTGCAGTTGCAGTGTTCTTGGCAAGTATTAACATTTTTGGTGGTTTCGCTGTAACTGCGCGTATGCTCGAAATGTTCAAGCCTAAGCAAAAGAAAAAAGAGGGCTAA
- a CDS encoding Re/Si-specific NAD(P)(+) transhydrogenase subunit alpha — MQIGIPTETVVGESRVAATPETVKKLISAGHNVVIERGAGVRAAYIDSAYEQVGAKITDDAYTGSQLILKVRAPKGEEIQKLAPNTTIVAMFDPYRNPELDQFASQQVSAFALELLPRTLSRAQNMDVLSSQANLAGYKSVLLAAAEYQRMFPMLMTAAGTVKPARVVIMGVGVAGLQAIATAKRLGAVVEATDLRPTARDQVESLGGKWLDVPMSDEEKQKAADAAKNGYGWMPGEQYIKDQAVIVDKAVSNADIVITTALLPGRDAPRLIKAETVAKMKPGSIILDMAVETGGNVEGSKCGENVVTENGVTILGIPNIPATVSTEASALYARNVFNFVETLFDQDKNFKLNQEDEIQKALLVTHGGQVLLKRG, encoded by the coding sequence ATGCAGATCGGAATCCCAACCGAAACTGTCGTCGGAGAAAGTCGTGTAGCTGCTACACCTGAGACAGTAAAGAAGTTGATCAGCGCTGGTCATAACGTAGTCATTGAACGTGGAGCAGGTGTAAGAGCCGCTTATATCGACAGTGCTTACGAACAGGTCGGTGCCAAAATTACGGATGATGCCTACACAGGTAGTCAATTAATTTTGAAAGTTCGCGCACCTAAGGGTGAGGAGATTCAAAAGCTTGCGCCAAACACAACGATTGTTGCTATGTTTGACCCATATCGTAACCCTGAACTTGACCAATTTGCATCACAACAGGTGTCTGCATTTGCATTGGAGCTTTTGCCACGTACATTATCACGTGCGCAAAACATGGACGTATTGTCATCTCAAGCGAACCTTGCAGGTTATAAGTCTGTGCTTTTAGCTGCTGCAGAATATCAGCGTATGTTCCCAATGCTCATGACTGCTGCGGGTACAGTAAAACCAGCACGTGTCGTGATCATGGGGGTTGGTGTTGCAGGTTTACAAGCGATTGCGACAGCAAAACGTCTAGGTGCTGTGGTTGAAGCAACAGATTTACGTCCTACTGCACGTGACCAAGTTGAGTCATTAGGTGGTAAATGGTTAGACGTTCCAATGTCTGACGAAGAAAAGCAAAAAGCTGCTGATGCTGCTAAAAATGGTTATGGTTGGATGCCGGGTGAGCAGTACATTAAAGACCAAGCAGTTATTGTCGATAAAGCTGTATCTAATGCAGATATCGTGATTACTACAGCGCTATTACCGGGTCGTGATGCACCTCGTTTAATCAAAGCTGAAACAGTTGCGAAAATGAAACCAGGTTCAATCATTTTGGACATGGCAGTAGAAACAGGCGGTAACGTTGAAGGTTCTAAGTGCGGTGAAAATGTCGTAACTGAAAATGGCGTGACCATTTTAGGGATTCCAAATATTCCAGCGACTGTATCTACAGAAGCATCTGCACTATATGCACGTAACGTGTTTAATTTCGTAGAAACTTTATTTGATCAAGATAAAAACTTTAAATTGAATCAAGAAGACGAAATTCAAAAAGCACTTCTAGTAACTCACGGCGGTCAAGTACTGCTCAAGCGTGGTTAA
- a CDS encoding DMT family transporter, with product MKLSLSQMQLGSLFALVAAFLFSTKAIFIKQAYALSPLVDGTVLMALRMASALPFFLLICLLNLKRNQNIAWKDWTLLIFAGLLGYYFSSWLDFSGLMYISASLERIILFLYPTLTVLASCAIYKQRLSLKSSVAIVLSYGGTLMVMLQEQSSVAHESNFWLGVSLVFASAVCFAAYLLLTPRLIVRFGSWNYTGLALSIACIGTLLHFMLTTPQPLTLLIRLPSEIIWYGIALGLLVTVLPTILIAQSISRLGAAQSAMIGSMGPILTIILAVALLGEHMNTIQWLGCILNIIGVMMITLSKKKLAQ from the coding sequence ATGAAACTTTCGTTATCGCAGATGCAATTGGGTTCATTGTTTGCACTGGTTGCCGCTTTTCTTTTTAGCACTAAAGCAATTTTTATTAAACAAGCGTATGCCTTATCGCCCTTGGTTGATGGTACGGTATTAATGGCATTACGTATGGCGAGTGCCTTACCTTTTTTCTTATTAATTTGTTTGTTAAACCTCAAACGTAATCAAAATATCGCATGGAAAGATTGGACTTTGCTTATTTTTGCAGGTCTGCTGGGCTATTATTTTTCAAGTTGGTTAGATTTTTCTGGCTTGATGTATATCAGTGCATCCTTAGAACGTATTATTTTATTTTTATACCCAACTTTAACTGTATTGGCATCTTGTGCCATTTATAAACAAAGACTGAGCTTAAAAAGTAGTGTTGCCATTGTACTGAGCTATGGTGGAACGCTTATGGTCATGCTTCAAGAACAAAGTAGCGTCGCACACGAAAGTAATTTTTGGTTAGGGGTAAGTTTGGTGTTTGCAAGTGCGGTCTGCTTTGCTGCTTATCTTTTATTAACACCCCGTTTGATTGTGCGCTTTGGTTCTTGGAACTATACGGGTTTAGCGCTGAGCATTGCATGCATTGGAACATTGCTACATTTTATGCTCACCACGCCACAACCTTTGACTTTACTTATACGCTTGCCAAGTGAAATTATTTGGTATGGTATCGCTCTCGGTCTACTCGTCACAGTCTTACCCACCATTTTAATTGCACAGAGTATTTCTCGTTTAGGTGCAGCACAATCTGCCATGATTGGCTCAATGGGCCCGATCCTAACGATCATTTTGGCTGTTGCTTTATTAGGCGAGCATATGAATACAATTCAATGGTTAGGTTGCATCTTGAATATCATTGGTGTCATGATGATCACCCTGTCGAAAAAGAAACTCGCACAATAA
- a CDS encoding S66 peptidase family protein: protein MHFHIVAPSACVDIEKVELAQEKLQRLGHEVSLAEHVFEQYRYLAGTTEQRLQDLKKACEDPKIDAIWCARGGTGAAMLLPYLQEWILSKPIIGYSDSTVLLNYIAMQGGFALHAPVFQEIACKNLENAPLSTDALESIALLNTQSAHTYALTALNSFAQCFSITDAHILGGNLTVLCTLQGTPYHLQLKQPSILLIEDVGEPYYRIERSFIQLLQSIDTGLLTAVVLGDFYHCPQKNVPHSLTQILNEHLEALNIPLYQCDWFGHGEHNRPFWLGKTGSIQDGLLTI from the coding sequence ATGCATTTTCACATTGTTGCGCCAAGTGCGTGTGTAGATATTGAAAAAGTTGAACTCGCACAAGAAAAGTTACAACGTTTAGGACATGAAGTTAGTCTTGCTGAGCATGTGTTTGAACAATATCGTTATTTGGCAGGAACTACAGAGCAACGTCTACAAGATTTAAAAAAGGCTTGTGAAGATCCCAAAATTGATGCAATTTGGTGTGCACGAGGTGGCACAGGCGCAGCAATGCTTCTGCCTTATTTACAAGAATGGATTTTAAGCAAACCAATCATTGGCTATTCAGACAGTACAGTTTTGTTGAATTATATTGCCATGCAAGGCGGCTTTGCGCTGCATGCCCCGGTATTTCAGGAAATCGCCTGTAAAAATCTAGAAAATGCACCACTTTCTACTGATGCCTTAGAAAGTATCGCCTTACTCAACACTCAATCAGCGCATACTTATGCTTTAACGGCATTAAATAGTTTTGCACAGTGTTTTAGCATTACAGATGCCCATATTTTAGGGGGCAATTTAACAGTTCTATGTACATTACAAGGCACGCCATATCATCTTCAATTAAAACAACCTTCGATCTTATTGATTGAAGATGTCGGTGAACCGTACTATCGTATTGAACGCTCTTTTATACAGTTATTACAAAGTATTGATACTGGTTTATTAACAGCGGTGGTTTTAGGTGATTTTTATCATTGTCCACAAAAAAATGTGCCACATAGTTTGACACAAATTTTAAATGAACATCTTGAAGCCCTGAATATTCCTTTATATCAATGTGACTGGTTTGGGCATGGTGAGCATAATCGCCCTTTTTGGCTCGGTAAAACAGGCAGTATTCAAGACGGATTATTAACGATCTAA
- the soxR gene encoding redox-sensitive transcriptional activator SoxR: MKNNQTYTWLTIGELAERSGVSIPTVRFYEEKQLIWSTRTQGNQRRYQRAMLRRIAIIKVAQQVGISLQQVKDAFSVLPKQQIASKKDWAKMSKTWQAQLDQQIIALLQLRNQLDKCIGCGCLSLQECPLRNPDDQFAEHSSGAHFQTVLLSLLENGQNEN; the protein is encoded by the coding sequence GTGAAAAATAATCAAACGTATACGTGGCTGACGATTGGCGAACTGGCAGAGCGTAGTGGTGTAAGCATTCCGACGGTACGTTTTTATGAAGAAAAACAATTGATTTGGAGTACTCGTACACAAGGTAATCAACGCCGATATCAACGGGCGATGTTGAGAAGAATTGCAATTATCAAAGTTGCCCAGCAGGTTGGAATCAGTTTGCAACAAGTCAAAGATGCATTTTCAGTCTTACCCAAACAGCAAATTGCCAGTAAAAAAGATTGGGCAAAAATGTCTAAAACATGGCAAGCACAACTTGATCAGCAGATAATTGCTTTATTGCAATTGCGCAATCAACTCGATAAGTGTATTGGTTGCGGATGCTTATCCTTGCAAGAATGCCCACTACGTAATCCTGATGATCAGTTTGCAGAGCATTCATCAGGAGCACATTTTCAAACTGTTCTGCTGTCATTGTTGGAAAATGGTCAAAATGAAAATTAG
- a CDS encoding RidA family protein, producing the protein MNSETSLSRIQAFQLINPNTLYNPRAFAYSHIAEVKHFLRVLHISGQGGENQQGQLSCDFSAQTHQAFLNLQLALAHLDASLLDIAVLRIFVVDHSTKKHQFLIQEMQTLWKNHPFPACTLIPVPCLALPAMQIEIEATAYCL; encoded by the coding sequence ATGAACTCAGAAACTTCTCTTTCACGTATCCAAGCCTTTCAGCTTATTAACCCAAACACACTTTATAATCCACGTGCATTTGCGTATAGTCACATTGCCGAAGTAAAGCATTTTTTACGTGTGCTTCACATTTCTGGACAAGGTGGAGAAAACCAACAAGGTCAATTATCCTGTGATTTTTCAGCACAAACGCATCAAGCATTTCTGAACCTCCAATTGGCTTTGGCACATCTGGATGCTTCATTATTGGATATCGCTGTTTTACGCATTTTCGTGGTCGATCACTCCACAAAAAAACACCAATTTTTAATTCAAGAAATGCAAACATTATGGAAAAATCACCCTTTTCCTGCATGTACTTTGATTCCTGTGCCTTGTCTTGCGCTTCCTGCAATGCAAATAGAAATTGAAGCAACAGCTTATTGTTTATAA